Genomic DNA from Bemisia tabaci chromosome 2, PGI_BMITA_v3:
agtgcgataatgttgttgtttttagctaaaaaaaaagataagagaAATGAATCAGATGATAACTAACGGTAAATTTTCAATGTCTGAGTTAGGTGtaacgttattttttaaatttcacaattttttttttcatcattattatttttgagtttttcatcAATATTAATGCAACAGCAGGGTGCAATAATTTTCGCGAGGGAAGGCACTACTTTATACAAAATGCAAACGTCTTAAAGCAATGTGTTAAATACTAAAATATCAACTAATTTCAATTACAGGTGGCATCTTCTTCGCCAGTCCTATGAGGAAGCAAGGCTACGTAACGATGCTGGATCCTCTACAAAATTCCTTCGGAGAAAGGATGGGAGGGCTTTTGTTCCTGCCAGCTCTTTGCGGTGAAGTTTTTTGGGCTGCTGGCATCCTCGCCGCTCTTGGTAAATATGCTTCCATTCttccagaaaaaaagaaaaattatcccAAAATATCGTGGGAAATATGGTACTTGGCTGACTCAGGAAATTATTACAGCAGAGTTAAATGTCAGTTACAAACCCAGAAATCTGaaagttttacattttgagTCGATGCGCGTCTATATACAAATAGTTTGAAAGctatttgttttcaatttttctgaaaaaacagaaaaagaagtCCTTCTAAGAAGAGAGGGATAATTGAAtctacttatgctaaaaggaactatgtttatAGGGACTGCgaaatagttcctttcagcataaagaCATCCAATTGAAACATCATAAATCGGGTCAGAGTTCTTGAGACTCcgtcttggctttgttttccccacgaaatggtgcgaacccagcaccatttctccaccttgttcgGTCAGAGTTGCATAAAACCAATTTTCGTTCAGAGAGTTGAAGGTGAAAAATCAACGCGGAGTGttaaattttcatccaaaattaatCACAAAACACTAATTTGAGGAGAGATGTCGAGCAAAGTgttacggaattttttttaggagagtGCAGAACTGTGTTTAGGGCTCAATACAAAGGAGAGGAAGAgtaaaaggttaaaaaaaaaaaaaaaaaaaaaaaaaaaaaaaaaaaaaaaaaaaaaaattgattttaagcGTTATGTATTATAAGAACGGCCCGAAAATGTGTTCATTGTGGTTCATTGAATTCTCGCCCGGGCGAAAATTCGGAGACTGACTACGTGACTCGAAATCAAGTGCAAACAAATTAAGCCGCGGGTAATTTATGAGGCTCGTCGGAGGAGGCAGGTAAGGATAGGAGAAGCGGGGGAAGGAGCGATAGGGGATGAGGAAGGGGGTGGTTTTGAAAGGAGATTGAGTGGGCGACTTGATTGGGATAAAAATAACGAGAGCGGTCATGTCGGGCGGAAAAAAGTTATATCCGATCGTGGGCGGTGTAAAACCAAACGTCTCCCATTAGGATAACGCGGAGGGTGACTTACGCCTTTCCTTCCACCGTCGTCGTCCTATTGATCTTCCTGAAGCAAAGGCGTGCATGTATTCCATCGGTAGGAGTTGGATGCGGTTCGATCGAAACTCTGACTCCTTCACCGAAGCGGAGTGAGTGACCCTAACATCACAATCCGACGTCtgaaatgtatgtaaaataacACGATATTATGGAAGAAGAGATTTTAAACGTCTTGGATGGTACAATTTCTgtggaaaagtttaaaaagggGGAGACTTTTGAACTCCCATTAATATTTAGTTTGTAAGTAGATATCTGCAATATATGAATGAGAGTGTTGTGAATGGAGAGCGAGAGGAAAAATGTGAAGTACCTAACTAAACTAGTAACTtatatgtattaatatttctaaaaaatattacagagaacagggccggattttcctacttgccgcccaagggccgcctgtattttgccgcccccttctcattcgttttgaaacatcaataaaaaccatcacgtgaacgtgccagcgggggaggggtgcataagacgcgtttactcgtgttgaacacattatttgggaaagccctgtcaacactactagcaaaagtcacggaactttgcgcgaaagtcaagtttcgtaaacctatctctaatagacaaggccctccattcataaaaaatgaacgaaaaaattatgaaagaacaaacacaacatttggtttaatgattttaacttccgccgccgcgccgaccgcactgtgtttggcgcaatgcgtgtagttTTCACGCagttgtaggcgctatgcgtttcacgctgaccgcactgtgtttgatgcaatgcgtgaagtattcgtgcagtcttgtaggcgccaatatgtgttacttgccgattgccgcgccgagggcttctccttttcatctcaagtcctcgtcatcatttctccctaagtcgcgccgttccaggccaaattgtgtgtttggtttctctcttgactcgactaattaaaggtgctgtctcccTCCAAAGGTTCGCATGTCAAACACCTCTCAAGTGCAGTTAATTTACTTACCTGAGAGACACATTTCTTTATATTGCAGGAGCGACGTTGAGCGTTATTATCGACATGGATCAGAAAACCAGCGTCATACTCTCAGCCTGCATCGCAGTATTCTACACTCTTTTCGGTGGCTTGTACAGCGTCGCCTACACAGACGTCATTCAactattttgcatttttataggTTTGGTAAGTGGCTATTTTCACCCTTAAGACGTCAGTTTTATACTATCTGATTGAAGGAAACAGAAATTCTAAGCAACTCTAgttaatcaacattttaagcaaAAGTAGAATAAGTTAATGCAAAATGACTTCTCTCTTCTATGAGAACGATTTTTCAACCCCAGGAGGGAGGCAGAGGGAAGGACTGGGGTCTAGAATCTCCGCCCATGcccgacattttttttcaataaacgtaattttttatgattttgaaaagttttctccTATATAGGATCCTCCTCCTTGCTAAGTTTTTTAACTATTCTCACCCCATCCCTCCAAGAAAAAGCACTAACCATGACTGCTTCTTCGGTCTCAATTTCGTCTCTCGCTGACATTTGTTTTTCAGACTTTCAAAATGACACTCTCTTTGAGATGAAAAAACCAGAATTAAAAGGGGATATGGGGTGattatcataattatttttcccaCGGAGAAGGTATAGATCTTAGGTACTCACCTATATACTGATCTATACATATGTTACTCATCAACCCCAACGTATCAGTAAGCTTTAATTTTCAATATATCTGAAGAAAAGTAAAAGGGTCgcattttactttctcgctcccatagggtagagaggaagtattgtcatcctccaaaaaaaaaaaaaaaaaaaagttgaaatttcatcatttctagacgttttaaggtcccaggagtaaaaataaccatacttgaaaaaatgtgtgtccgtccgtgtggcgtcccccaaatctgtctacagcgatatctcagaatctatctgttcgatttcattcaaaattggcacaggacaccatatctatggtctccttatgcacgtccaacgattttgaggtacgctaaaatttgggggggctacgctcaattgtccatttttagcaaaatcacacggaaagctcattttgaaagactgtaaattttgaaaaatgtctttaattctttaacaatgggcatcaagcacatcacctgggtcattaatttaagttccaaaaagatctttggactaaactcaaaattcaagagattacgaggcccaaaagtaggcactttgctccgcgaaacagctcattttcaaggactgtaaattttaaaaaaataaaaaaataaaaaaaaatgccttcaattcttcgaaagttggcataagagcaccacctggttcattaatttaagttcctacgaggtctttggactaaactaaaaattgaagggttacgcgtcatatagcgaggagagcacttcggtcacacggagagctcatggactgtagattttgaaaaaatgcctttaattctttgaaagttggctcaaaagcaccatctgagtcattaatttaagttcctaaaggattcatggactaatctcataattgcagaggggccgataggaaacgctcaattctctgataaatgagtcggagcgcttctagataatagcagcaaacgctttgagtcaggtgaaacctaggaattcaaatgcattatataatgcatcatatactatttccaaaattactccgtaggtaatcacaaagcaaaattagacaactaattagatacatactcacattacaaaggtactatgaatcatcaagctaacgccaagaactgacacttagatctttattaaaaactaatatgtttgttgttaatgaatttagaatcccggcagattccatcttttgcggttcctttttacgaggtactaagcacaaatataatgtaataattcggcacaaatatgactgatttaatgcttgttaatgaaggaggttataattgttataacgtgacgtttgttgacttgtctctggttgacgtttgtcgatggcgctctctattgttttcgctttgagttacggggatacgcggtaaggagatggcgctcctggcgggcgtgtcgtgaaccttccagcaggtagattcgcccgccaaatttaaaatttgggagatgctaagcgaaaaccgtttagttttaagactatttgaacatcgaatagtcattctacccattcaagtagatatttgatggcttttgaccgtgcttaaggagagattataatataaaatcgtatctgaagtatgatgtcaatgaatctaatggatcctaatgaatcgtagaaaagctaagatttttacggatcgccatctttgacaggagacttagttaatcaattacatatttaattgaagatgcctcataaaatcaacaagtcgagtccgaatatatgaattcaccacatatcgcgaagacatttacaatgaagttcaatggtttgaataaaaatttcataactattatcctgtgatcaaaattccaatcaaactttatgattttgtaaaattggcagtatttttctaaatattccagtaaaagtgtctatgccggcgcgaagcgccggctcgagcgagaaagtcccgtgcggtccccgcaccaatccgctaagcggatgggggggcgaagccccccaaatgccggcgcgtagcgccggtacgcggcgcgaagcgccgcgcataaattggccggaggccaattttttttctcggggGTATCTCCACTTTTCTTTGGACGCCCCTTTTTCCGGACCTTCTGCCCAGCGTCTCCAATTGCGAGATCGCAATTTTCTAACTCCGGGGGATGTCGCGTGATACGCAAcgcttcattcaaaatttgccccGAGACAGATTTTTCGTCCATCCTTTTCTCCCTCATTTCttctgtctctcttttttcttctcatgaCAAGCATTGTAAGGCCTTAAGCCGATGCTTCCGATGCTATACATACAATCAAACGCACCATCTCATTTCTTTAATATCTTTTTTATCTGCGCACCGGATGGCTGATACGATACAGCCTAAAAGTTGATTTTCTGGCCCTACGTAGCCTGGGATGTGAGCTACGAAACTTACTTCGCGTCGACCACCTTAGCTACGACTACATGTCCTCTTTCATGCTCTCGCAAGTCATTCTATGATATTTTAACTAGGTGCAGATTTTCCATCTCTTGTAATCCGGTACCGTGAATAAAGGGCCTGTCATCTTCAATCAGCAGAATCTAGGTGTTATTTCCCCAAAAGTGTTCgcctaaaaattaattttaactttttgctCTCCCAGAAACATTGCGTTTGCGTTTTCATGTAGGGGCGCCTGGCGCGTTTTTAGATGTTTCAGTCCGTCTGAATTAACCACTCGAAAACTACATGGTAGAAACCGCATTTTAGCCACGACCTAGTGCTTCCATTCGGTTATCCTACAGATTGAAGCGACATGGTACCAAAACCCGTGTAAGCTACTCATCGTTAGCGCGACATAGTGCCTACACCCCTTTAACACGCGACAATCCCTTGATGACTgagttccaatttttttttttaaaattcaaaatgatagTGAAACGTGATTTGAAAACAGAACCCCATATTGTAATATTCCTTatattttcacagattttatACATTTTATGAAGAGAAAATACGTTGGGCGGTTGGAGATGCGCATTTAGTTCAGGCGTAATGTTTGATTGGTGTTTTTATGCAAAGTGCCACACCACTATCTCTCGATCAGTTTCaagctcgaatcaaaacgaaacatTCTATATATGATGAGGATTGTGTAAGCAAAACTGTAGTGTGGGACCCAACGTTTTACATTGAGCAGAGAAAGAGGTAGAAGACGGACCTTCAGAGGTTCGGGTCCACGGGGCCCAGTGGAGTAGTATTGCCGAAACCGTCCCGCAGTGTGAAAGAAGAGGAGGTGACGTTTGTGGCAGAGTTGAGGGGTTCGTGCAAAGGGCAGTCGTCGCTGATGGTCATGTAGGTGACATCCCACCATGTGCCAAACGTCTCGCCGTACAGGAGGTAGTCGGTATAGTGTCGACAGTTGCAACGATGACGACGGTACAGGAGCTCCCTGTCAATGATTCATAATTAGACCTGTGCGATTATGGATTTTTCAATTCGATCACGATTCGATTACGATTAGCGAAGTTAATCGCGATTACGATcacgattacgaataaaatcggGAAAAACTGAGGAAGTAAAGCAGAGTGCGACAGTAACAATTTACTGTTGGTTTTGAACATGTTAAGGGAAGATTGTACCtgtctttttttaataaatgatCATTCATGTAATGTTGTCTTGGACTAACTCTCCCTTTTCCCTTATAAGGCCCCATAAGGCAAGATATCACATACGCCTTTCCCCCTCCAGAGTGGCTCACGTTATGTTTGAACGGCCCCCAAAGGTCTCCAAGAGACGTAATGTCCATATCTAGGGACTCCACTATCCATGGCCGCTCATAACAAtaactgaatcagtgagttcgaaaatacaccaactaggttttttttcgattttcacttttttacggtttagtaacatttatggatagaagcatctgcacgcaaaaggaaatttcgaaattgcaaccggaagtgctcgaaacagcgacgggaaatgGGAacaatcgaagtatttcattggaaatgcCAATCTTTGGCCATTTCGagggaaacgggtgactatccgattttgcggttttcttttttcggttcagtataccttgcaccaacaagttatatctatattcaagcgttattcaggtcgaaaaatataaattttcagggcagactatgaaaactcagtatctgaaagtcggtgaaacgaaaacacaccaactcggaaatttttgaacgttcaattctctgtcatcaaacatggtgtatcgatctcaacttggtgctttacaaagtctctaagtacgtgtcttttggcaccaaaaaggttatTCTTAAactgattcgatggacgccattaTTCtgtatcagaacggcatgcgatatatcgcatcaattgcttcaattttttcagctactcgtcatttttctccaattttgagatcgtaattctgttgtcaggagactaaagcactcacttaccaattttaacataaaaatcCAACGtagtaaaggcgtggtttttttagagagaaaatatcgcattcgatactgatatcgaaactgcactcgaatgcgatattttctctctaaaaaaaccacgcttttattacattgaatttctttgttaaaattggtaagcgagcgctttagtctcctgacaacagaattgcgatctcaaaattggagaaaaatgacgagtagctgaaattatggagctaatcaatgcgatatatcgcacgtcgctttgacaaaaaaattgacttccattgaatcaccttaaactaacttcttcgcccgctgcgcagttttaggtgtttcctgaacaatttttttttccgagttggtgtgttttctaactcactgattcaactgTGAAACTTATGTATTTTGTACTTACTTGCCGACCATGCGTTTGGCGAGAGCGATAGCAGTTTGTGGGTCAACGGTGTCTCGCCAGGGAAGAGGGCCCTCCCACTCGGGAACCTTGTCCAGATCGCTGACGGTGAGGATTTTGGGGGTGGTGGTCCAGGAGTTGTGGCGGTTGGGCACGATGTTGAAGAACGTGGACGGCGAGAGGGCGTAGAAGGTGTGGAGTGGCCCCCAGGCGGGACCCCCGAACAACTGGAACATGGGGGTCGAGTAGGCGTTCCCGGAATCAACTCCGTGCTGTCCACGCACAAGGCCGCCCCCAACACAAGGAATGCCGCGAAAACTGTGTCTAACGATGAGAGGacattggattacatttttcaataaggaaccacaatctctggctctcacataaaatcacatatctgcatagggaaacgaatggaatgtatgttgtttctaaaatgggccagaaatagtggctcctaattgcaaaatgtaatccatttgtcagcaatgctgccgtgctaaggaagaacgccgtatgaacattccagagttgccaaatttacttcgataaaatgtttatttttgtggaacattatgaatattgttccttgaaatttttgggaaatttatgtgagattgccaacaaaattgtctgaaaaattggaaggaaaatagtcataagtttaccataaaattcgtgatttaataaaggaaatttggcagcgcctgaaggttcatacggcgtttttccttcgcaggGCAGAATGTTACTATGCTGTGCAAAAACAACTTGTAGGGTCGTTCATTAAGTATATaatgttaaaataaatatataattgCCGACATTTTGAAGCTCTTTATGCAAGGGCTCTAAGAATTTAAGGTAAATTACTGGTCTCCGACGTAAAGAGCCTAGTTGCTGATCGTTGTAATAAATTATTGAACTATCTTGACTAAATATATACCTGTGGGGAAAACCCCGATGGGCATACATTGTCGCTGATTGAATCGGTTCCTGCTAGAAGGACGTATGTCCTCAAAACCAAATTGTGCaggcaaaaaactgattttgattACTGTTATGGCTTTCCTGGAGTGTTCAAAAGATGGTTCGatgtttgaaagttttaaaattatttttttgatgagaaaatttgcAGTAACTTTCGaggttattttgaaattttggacttgTGTCTTTTTCCAATTCATGAAAGAAAATGAGTTTAAGTGAAAAAAGTGGGTTTAAAGTaagttttgaaagtttcatcactcatttttgtcatttaagtAGATCACGAaggtgtaaattttatattaatGCACCTATTGAGAGGCATTGCCCTTTTTTCCAAActtataaagaaaatttttaaaaaaatttggaagcatCCTTCAAGAGACCAAAAATGCTAGAaacaaaacatttaaaattttgaaaccacgCATTGATTATGTTTTCTCCTCCACGTTTGATAAAGAGTCTCTCGTCTGCTTCTCCTCATAAGAGTCCATTTTTACACGATAATTAACTGTGGAGAGTATTCAATCTTCTAATAACACTGCatcgaaagaaagaaaggaaataaaatgaTGTGAAAAGGTAGGACGTAAAACGACCCATGAATTTGGAGAGAAGGATTCGGAGAGGTGAAGAGATTTAAAGTGAGATTTATTACTTTCACTAAATCCCGCTTCCAAAATCCCGGTCCTCGTGTTTTCCTCTGGCAGGACTGAGGAGTTAATTGAGAATTGAAAAGCTACCCCCGCCACAGCTTCATTTAAAATGACACTTAACTGaatcatttgttttcaaaagggaataGGTCTATTCCTCGATGATTCGTAGTTAGCATGTCCTTTTATGCAggccaaggctcatgcaaaaatggacttggGCCCTTTTGAAAGCAACTGATTTAACTGTGTTAAAGGAACGTAGGATCACTTACTCATTTTTCCGTTCGCATCCTGCTGCTAAGGAGAAAATCACGGTGAAGACTGTcacaaatctgaaaatttcctgacatttatATTGCAGGAACAATTTGCTGGCTAAAACAACTTCATTTCCAATTTTACACAATACACTGACGCATACGTACATAGTGAGGCTATCTGAATCCAGTATAGGAACTGACATTTGCCCGCACTTTGCTGTCGCGTTTTCTCGAGAACACGTGCAAAAATGAACGCACTAACGGCGGATTTAATGTTCGTTGAAATTTGTATGACGCAGGTTGTGTTTACGTGGACGTACATCCGTAGAACTTGCCCCGCAAATATTTCTACGAACGCTTTTTAGCTGCATGAGTAAAAACCGTTTCGTCGAAATGGGTCTATTTCGTAAAAAGAGTCATACATTGCCAACCGACAGCATCATGTAGaccatttaaatcaaaagaaactatcttCATTGTGATTTGAACCCTGTCATATATGTTCTCTTTTGGGTTTCTTAGTCCAGATCACAATCAAAATAGTTATTTTAGTTTCAATACGTCACTTAACAGgtaaaatgacacgaaaatcaTGTTGCGCATCTCAAGATTGTCTGAAATCTACTACTGAAAGCCCAATTGGCGTAGTAGGTGCGGcgctttttcaaaagttctacTCATTCCCCAGGGATCAGGTTCATGGAAGATTCTGATGTACTTTACGGTGGTTTTTTGCGACttcttttacaaaaattgtaCTAAGTTGGCTATGCCTAGCCCGTCCCTCGTTCATATGTTTGCCTTCATTGTGCAACGGTAGGCAATTTCTCGACTTAGGAGCTCGTTGATTTGTATCCTGTTTGCCgtacttttttccataatttaaaGTAAGACCATGGAGCCTTCCGTCTTTACTTCTGGACTGAGCTCTGATTCTGATTTAGCCTCCGCTGAGAAATATTAGTGAACACAACTTTGAGCTGCTTCGGTCGCacaataatttttcatgattacTCTAAACAATTCGTCTTCTTGATACGATGTTCCTACTTACCGTGTATCTAGGTGGTAGTCAAGCTTTGAATTTAAGATCTGGtcaattattataaaaaaacgcctcaaggaaaattaaaatgatagCGAAAATGAACGGAAGTAAGAATTATAAAAAGCTTTTGAAACTTCAAGTTTTTGTGTATTTTGTTTCAGTGGTTGTGTGTTCCTTTTGCTTGGGCAAATCCTAAAGTTTTACCGCTAGCATCTCAGGACGTTGATTGGATTGGAGAAATTAATTCAGAGGATTTTTGGCCTTACGTGGACTACGGGTTACTCTTGATTTTTGGAGGAATACCTTGGCAGGTGAGTATTTACATATACATTTATTATCTTTTGTGCAATGATCACAAACAAACATGTTAGCTTTCAGGGTTTATTTTCTTCGACATTGAGCTATCATCAGAAACCATCGAATTGTCCTGCGTTTACCTTCCGTTTACAGCCAATGGGTGCGCGGAAGTGGGCCATGTTCATCATAGAGCCTgtatacaactattcgtgctctatggatgaGCGTATTGCTTAAAAAAACTTGAAGGCGCCTTTAATTTCTCGCCTGCATCAAAATGCGCGCTATGCACATGTTGCGCTGCGCGTCGCACTGCGCCGGTGTTTGACCACCACAGCGAAGGTGAAATTA
This window encodes:
- the LOC109040062 gene encoding uncharacterized protein: MSVPILDSDSLTMYVCVSVLCKIGNEVVLASKLFLQYKCQEIFRFVTVFTVIFSLAAGCERKNEHSFRGIPCVGGGLVRGQHGVDSGNAYSTPMFQLFGGPAWGPLHTFYALSPSTFFNIVPNRHNSWTTTPKILTVSDLDKVPEWEGPLPWRDTVDPQTAIALAKRMVGKELLYRRHRCNCRHYTDYLLYGETFGTWWDVTYMTISDDCPLHEPLNSATNVTSSSFTLRDGFGNTTPLGPVDPNL